A portion of the Luteolibacter sp. Y139 genome contains these proteins:
- a CDS encoding FKBP-type peptidyl-prolyl cis-trans isomerase yields the protein MKFHLTPGVLAFGLATLIPAAAQKEAPAEKTAEEAPAAPAAPIDPAKVKTQSSYGLGFRAGGEFAQQYGQFGITPADIENESFLKGFMAAFKGDKPEVSEDDLKNAMQALGELLQGREKEGAAKNLEASKKFLAENGKRSGVTTTKSGLQYEVLKKGGDEKYVAPKEGEPEKQFMVHYKGTLIDGTEFDASPEGEPVPMGMQVIEGFKEALTTMPVGAKWKLFIPSEMAYGDQRRSAEIAPNSALIFELELVKIQDAPENPHGEMPFPLPEGAAPGGAPEGE from the coding sequence ATGAAATTCCACCTCACTCCCGGCGTGCTGGCTTTCGGTCTCGCCACCCTGATTCCGGCGGCCGCCCAGAAGGAAGCGCCCGCTGAGAAAACCGCCGAAGAGGCTCCGGCCGCGCCAGCCGCGCCGATCGACCCGGCGAAGGTGAAGACCCAATCGTCCTACGGCCTGGGTTTCCGTGCCGGTGGTGAATTTGCGCAGCAGTATGGCCAGTTCGGCATCACGCCGGCGGACATTGAAAACGAGTCCTTCCTCAAGGGTTTCATGGCCGCCTTCAAGGGCGACAAGCCGGAAGTCTCCGAGGATGACCTGAAGAATGCGATGCAGGCGCTCGGCGAACTGCTGCAAGGTCGCGAGAAGGAAGGTGCCGCGAAGAATCTCGAGGCCAGCAAGAAGTTCCTCGCTGAGAACGGCAAGCGTTCCGGCGTGACCACGACCAAGAGCGGCCTCCAATACGAAGTGCTCAAGAAGGGCGGCGACGAGAAATACGTGGCGCCGAAGGAAGGCGAGCCGGAGAAGCAGTTCATGGTGCACTACAAGGGCACGCTGATCGATGGCACCGAATTCGACGCTTCTCCTGAAGGCGAGCCGGTGCCGATGGGCATGCAGGTGATCGAGGGCTTCAAGGAAGCGCTCACCACCATGCCGGTGGGTGCGAAGTGGAAGCTCTTCATCCCGAGCGAAATGGCCTACGGTGACCAACGCCGCAGCGCCGAGATCGCGCCGAACAGCGCGCTGATCTTCGAACTCGAGCTGGTGAAGATCCAGGACGCTCCGGAGAACCCGCACGGCGAAATGCCATTCCCGCTTCCTGAAGGTGCCGCACCGGGAGGTGCTCCCGAGGGCGAGTAA
- a CDS encoding DUF2164 domain-containing protein, with product MPVRLTPDQRKKAIQSIGRYLEKELEQDIGEMQAGFLLDYILTEIAPIAYNQGVSDARRFVEEKLLDLSGTCFEHEFSFWNQGTGKRK from the coding sequence ATGCCAGTCCGCTTGACGCCTGATCAACGCAAGAAAGCAATCCAGTCCATCGGTCGCTATCTCGAAAAGGAACTGGAGCAGGACATCGGCGAAATGCAGGCCGGCTTCCTGTTAGACTACATCCTCACGGAGATTGCACCCATCGCCTACAACCAAGGCGTCAGCGATGCCCGGCGCTTCGTCGAAGAAAAGCTGCTGGACCTGTCCGGCACCTGCTTCGAGCACGAGTTCAGCTTTTGGAACCAAGGGACAGGCAAACGGAAATAA